From Mycobacterium lacus, one genomic window encodes:
- a CDS encoding cell division protein PerM: MEDNRTGARQARDLVRVAFGPAVVALGIIAAVTLLQLLIANSDMTGALGAIASMWLGVHQVPISIGGRELGVLPLLPVLLMVWGTARSTARTTSPHTSWLVVRWVVASALGGPLLISAIALAVIHDASSVITELQTPSALRAFTGVLAVHAIGAAIGVCSRVGRRALAASPLPDWLGDSVRAGAAGVLALVGLSGLVTAGSLVVHWATMQELYGITDSIFGQFSLTVLSVLYAPNVIVGTSAVAVGSSAHIGFATFSSFAVFGGDIPALPVLAAAPTPPLGPAWVALLIVGASSGVAVGQQCARRALPFLPAMGKLLSAAMGGALAMALLGYAAGGRLGNFGDVGVDPGTFVGGVFFWFAAVGGATVLMAGGISRRPKRAKPAPAPSAVEPALLADADELPADSDDQVPLGDDDIAVAGDPDADEPPPSAPDEPPEASPR, encoded by the coding sequence GTGGAGGACAATCGGACAGGCGCCCGTCAGGCGCGAGACCTGGTCAGGGTCGCGTTCGGCCCGGCTGTGGTGGCACTTGGCATCATCGCCGCGGTCACCCTGTTGCAGTTGCTGATCGCCAACAGCGACATGACGGGTGCGCTGGGCGCGATTGCCAGCATGTGGCTCGGCGTGCATCAGGTGCCGATCTCGATCGGTGGCCGCGAACTGGGCGTGCTGCCGCTGTTGCCGGTCCTGCTGATGGTGTGGGGCACGGCGCGCAGCACGGCGCGCACCACCTCCCCGCACACGTCGTGGCTGGTCGTCCGTTGGGTTGTCGCGTCGGCGCTGGGCGGGCCCCTGCTGATCTCGGCCATCGCGCTGGCGGTCATCCATGACGCGTCGTCGGTCATCACCGAGCTGCAGACTCCGAGCGCCCTGCGCGCGTTCACCGGCGTGCTGGCGGTGCATGCCATCGGCGCCGCGATCGGGGTGTGTTCGCGGGTGGGGCGACGGGCCTTGGCGGCTTCGCCCCTGCCGGATTGGCTGGGCGACTCGGTACGTGCCGGCGCCGCGGGGGTGTTGGCATTGGTGGGGCTCTCCGGCCTGGTGACGGCGGGGTCGCTGGTTGTGCACTGGGCGACGATGCAGGAGCTCTACGGGATCACCGATTCGATATTCGGTCAGTTCAGCCTGACCGTGCTGTCGGTGCTCTACGCGCCCAACGTCATCGTCGGCACCTCGGCGGTCGCGGTCGGGTCCAGCGCACACATTGGCTTCGCGACGTTCAGCTCGTTCGCCGTTTTCGGCGGTGACATCCCGGCATTGCCGGTCCTGGCCGCGGCCCCCACGCCGCCGCTCGGGCCGGCGTGGGTCGCGCTGCTGATCGTCGGCGCGTCATCGGGGGTGGCGGTGGGGCAGCAATGCGCTCGGCGTGCGCTGCCGTTTCTTCCGGCGATGGGCAAGCTGCTATCCGCGGCGATGGGCGGGGCATTGGCGATGGCACTGCTCGGCTATGCCGCGGGCGGCCGGCTCGGCAACTTCGGCGACGTCGGGGTGGACCCGGGCACATTCGTGGGCGGTGTGTTCTTCTGGTTCGCGGCCGTCGGCGGGGCCACGGTGTTGATGGCCGGCGGGATCAGTCGGCGCCCCAAACGGGCCAAGCCCGCGCCCGCGCCGTCGGCCGTGGAACCAGCGTTGCTCGCCGACGCCGACGAGCTGCCCGCCGACTCGGATGACCAAGTCCCACTTGGCGACGACGACATTGCCGTCGCTGGCGACCCCGACGCCGACGAGCCGCCCCCGTCGGCACCCGACGAACCGCCGGAGGCCAGTCCGCGCTGA
- the purN gene encoding phosphoribosylglycinamide formyltransferase, with translation MAEPLHVPPSAPARVVVLASGTGSLLNSLIDAAVGDYPARVVAVGVDRDCRAAQIAARASVPAFTVRLADYPSRDAWDAAITEAVAAHTPDLIVSAGFMKILGPQFLSRFYGRTLNTHPALLPAFPGAHGVAEALAYGVKVTGTTVHLVDAGTDTGPILAQQAVPVLDGDDEATLHERIKITERRLLVDVVAAIATGGMTVVGRKATIG, from the coding sequence GTGGCCGAACCGCTCCATGTACCCCCCAGTGCGCCGGCGCGGGTCGTGGTGCTGGCATCGGGCACCGGTTCACTGTTGAACTCACTGATCGACGCCGCCGTGGGCGACTACCCGGCCCGGGTGGTTGCCGTCGGCGTGGATCGCGACTGCCGCGCCGCGCAGATCGCGGCGAGGGCGTCGGTGCCGGCTTTCACCGTCCGGCTCGCCGACTACCCGAGCCGCGATGCGTGGGACGCGGCGATCACCGAGGCCGTCGCCGCGCACACGCCTGACCTGATCGTGTCCGCGGGATTTATGAAAATCCTTGGTCCACAATTTCTTTCACGCTTCTACGGGCGCACGCTCAATACCCATCCGGCGCTGCTACCGGCTTTCCCCGGCGCGCATGGAGTGGCCGAAGCGTTGGCCTACGGTGTGAAGGTCACCGGCACCACGGTGCACCTGGTGGATGCCGGAACCGACACCGGGCCGATACTGGCGCAGCAAGCTGTTCCGGTGCTCGACGGCGACGACGAAGCGACATTGCATGAACGCATCAAGATCACGGAACGGCGGCTGTTGGTGGACGTGGTAGCCGCTATCGCAACCGGCGGCATGACGGTGGTGGGACGAAAGGCGACCATAGGATGA
- a CDS encoding DUF5336 domain-containing protein, with product MTYSAGSPGYPPAQPVGSYPGATPSFAKTDDTESKLPLYLTSAVVAFGLAIYLLNFGPTFTLSADLGSAGGGRAGDGGIAVAIAVLAALLAGLSLVPKAKSNLGVVAAIAVLGTLLVISEMINTPGGVAIGWALWPLLACSVLQAIAAVAAVLLEAGVITAPAPRPKYDPYGQYGQYGQYGQQPPGGYYGQPSAQRQSPQYGSQYGGYPSSQAPTQNAIPTQSTGGFPAQSQAQSAPQPAAEQGPSTPPTGFPSFGPPPPVSAGTGSQAGSAPVNYSNPPGGQHSHGQGQQSPSTSSGSGSAPV from the coding sequence ATGACCTACTCGGCCGGTAGTCCCGGATATCCACCCGCGCAGCCCGTCGGCTCTTACCCAGGCGCCACACCGTCGTTCGCCAAGACCGACGACACCGAAAGCAAGCTGCCGTTGTACCTGACCAGCGCGGTGGTGGCCTTCGGACTGGCGATCTATCTCTTGAATTTCGGCCCGACGTTCACCCTCAGCGCCGACCTGGGTTCGGCCGGCGGTGGGCGCGCGGGTGACGGCGGCATTGCGGTCGCGATTGCTGTGCTCGCCGCGCTGTTGGCCGGGTTGAGCTTGGTGCCCAAGGCGAAAAGCAACCTGGGCGTAGTCGCCGCGATCGCGGTGCTCGGGACGCTGCTGGTGATTTCCGAGATGATTAACACGCCCGGCGGCGTCGCGATTGGCTGGGCGCTGTGGCCCCTGCTTGCTTGCAGCGTGCTGCAGGCGATCGCAGCCGTCGCCGCGGTTCTGCTGGAGGCGGGCGTCATCACCGCGCCGGCGCCGCGGCCGAAGTACGACCCGTACGGCCAATATGGGCAATACGGCCAGTACGGCCAGCAGCCGCCCGGCGGGTACTACGGTCAGCCGAGCGCACAGCGGCAGTCGCCACAGTACGGGTCGCAGTACGGCGGTTATCCCTCGAGCCAGGCCCCGACCCAGAACGCGATCCCGACCCAGTCCACCGGCGGATTCCCCGCCCAGTCCCAGGCGCAGTCGGCTCCCCAGCCGGCAGCGGAGCAAGGGCCGTCCACGCCACCCACCGGCTTTCCCAGCTTCGGCCCGCCGCCACCGGTCAGCGCGGGAACAGGGTCACAGGCTGGTTCGGCGCCGGTCAATTACTCAAATCCCCCCGGGGGCCAGCACTCCCACGGGCAGGGCCAGCAGTCGCCGTCGACATCGTCTGGATCCGGGTCGGCGCCGGTCTAA